A window of the Bombina bombina isolate aBomBom1 chromosome 3, aBomBom1.pri, whole genome shotgun sequence genome harbors these coding sequences:
- the LOC128652392 gene encoding olfactory receptor class A-like protein 1: MDIQLLIKAIIYIFLAVVGIPGNVYIFLKFTYVRITEKKLLTANFLLMLLVFANFFVVISRVIPHALHSLGVENLLDDKGCIIIFYTYRVSRAMSICATSLLSFHQCILIAPVTKFWMYLKEKVTKDALVVTIIVLLVINCSLYSSSIIYSYAHNNSTSSPYTLHLVYCNTDFKTRISYVVYGVFYTLRDYLCVGLMVLTSGYIIYVLLNHKKNVKLIRSSQKNQAKSIEYKASRGVILLVALYVTFFGLDNSIWVYTLTIVNPDISLNDVRIVSTCSFSALSPAVIIITNPKLQMRMNFSFPWKCFLREKSENKGHVTSVSSYIK, from the coding sequence ATGGATATCCAGCTCCTTATCAAAGCCATCATTTACATATTCTTAGCAGTGGTTGGGATACCAggcaatgtttatatatttttaaagtttacttatGTCAGAATAACAGAGAAAAAACTTTTAACTGCCAATTTCCTCCTCATGCTACTTGTTTTTGCAAATTTCTTTGTAGTCATTTCCCGAGTTATACCCCATGCCCTGCATTCTTTAGGAGTAGAGAATTTACTGGATGATAAAGGCTGTATAATAATATTCTACACTTACAGAGTGAGTAGAGCGATGTCTATCTGCGCCACTAGCCTCCTAAGCTTTCATCAGTGCATCCTCATTGCTCCAGTCACTAAATTTTGGATGTACCTAAAAGAAAAAGTGACTAAAGATGCCTTAGTTGTGACCATTATAGTTTTGTTGGTTATAAACTGTAGTTTATATAGTAGCTCTATAATTTATTCATATGCTCATAATAATTCAACATCTTCTCCATATACACTCCATTTGGTTTATTGTAATACAGACTTTAAGACAAGAATCTCCTATGTTGTATATGGGGTCTTTTATACACTCCGAGATTACCTGTGTGTTGGGTTGATGGTTCTAACCAGTGGTTATATTATTTATGTCTTACTAAATCACAAGAAAAATGTCAAATTAATAAGAAGTTCTCAAAAAAATCAAGCAAAATCAATTGAGTACAAAGCATCCCGAGGGGTTATTTTATTAGTTGCATTATATGTGACATTTTTTGGTCTTGACAACTCTATATGGGTCTATACTCTTACAATTGTCAACCCTGATATAAGCTTAAATGATGTTCGTATAGTATCAACTTGCTCCTTCTCTGCACTGAGTCCAGCAGTCATCATTATTACAAACCCAAAACTCCAGATGAGAATGAACTTTTCATTTCCATGGAAATGCTTCCTACGGGAGAAGTCTGAAAACAAAGGGCATGTGACTAGTGTGAGCAGTTATATCAAATAG